A window of Oscillatoria sp. FACHB-1406 contains these coding sequences:
- a CDS encoding XRE family transcriptional regulator yields MANQTSHIGSSFDNFLEEEGLLSEVNTKALKRVLAWQIAQEMAAQKLTKKAMALAMNTSRSALDRLLDPENTSVTLQTMERAAAIVGKRLDIKLVDLVDKTEFSSVPIESIPLPSKSG; encoded by the coding sequence ATGGCAAATCAAACCTCTCATATAGGTTCTTCGTTTGATAATTTTCTTGAAGAAGAAGGATTATTAAGCGAGGTGAATACTAAAGCTTTGAAGCGAGTCCTGGCTTGGCAGATCGCTCAAGAAATGGCTGCTCAAAAGCTAACTAAAAAAGCAATGGCACTAGCTATGAACACTAGCCGTTCTGCTCTAGATAGACTTCTAGACCCAGAAAACACATCTGTAACTTTACAGACAATGGAACGAGCAGCAGCCATCGTAGGAAAACGACTAGATATAAAATTAGTTGACTTAGTTGACAAGACCGAATTTTCTTCCGTCCCTATTGAAAGCATCCCATTGCCATCGAAATCGGGCTAG
- a CDS encoding type II toxin-antitoxin system RelE/ParE family toxin, which yields MLGMDDKRIPASFYQTETGNEPVRDWLKGLTLEERKIVGTDIKTVEYGWPIGMPTCRPLGQGLYEVRSNLPNRRIARVFFCLHKERMFLLHGFIKKTQKTPKGELDLALDRKSKLEAQ from the coding sequence ATGTTAGGTATGGATGACAAACGCATACCTGCTAGTTTCTATCAAACTGAAACAGGTAATGAGCCAGTCCGTGATTGGCTCAAGGGACTTACTCTCGAAGAACGCAAAATCGTTGGTACTGATATTAAAACAGTTGAATACGGTTGGCCTATAGGGATGCCCACTTGTCGTCCCCTAGGGCAAGGACTCTATGAAGTCAGATCCAATCTCCCTAACCGTCGTATTGCTCGCGTATTTTTTTGTCTTCATAAAGAGCGAATGTTTTTGCTACATGGATTTATTAAAAAAACGCAGAAAACCCCAAAAGGTGAATTAGATTTGGCATTAGACCGTAAAAGTAAACTGGAGGCACAATAA
- a CDS encoding LptA/OstA family protein — protein sequence MKKLSIYGLNVLKNRWGMGMALPLAAAGAIAFLPQLPDARAQTSGGGRPIVVRSDRQEANQVTGVVTAVGNVQINYPARQINATSAQAQYFSQENRIVLMGNVYVQRGGGDSIRAETVTYLIDEQRFIAEPQGNRQVESTYIISDPEAPTQPPVAPAAPAYNPKPAFKTPVSN from the coding sequence ATGAAGAAACTCTCTATTTACGGGTTAAATGTTCTGAAAAATCGCTGGGGAATGGGAATGGCACTCCCCTTAGCCGCTGCTGGCGCGATCGCATTCCTGCCCCAACTCCCCGACGCGAGGGCGCAAACCTCCGGCGGCGGACGACCGATTGTCGTGCGTTCCGATCGCCAAGAAGCCAATCAAGTCACCGGCGTAGTAACAGCAGTGGGGAACGTCCAAATTAACTACCCCGCGCGCCAAATCAACGCCACTTCCGCCCAAGCGCAATACTTCAGCCAAGAAAATCGCATCGTCCTGATGGGGAACGTTTACGTTCAACGCGGCGGCGGCGATAGCATTCGCGCTGAAACCGTGACTTACCTCATCGACGAACAGCGCTTTATTGCCGAACCTCAAGGCAACAGACAGGTGGAATCGACTTACATCATCTCCGATCCTGAAGCGCCGACTCAACCACCCGTCGCGCCCGCAGCACCCGCTTACAACCCCAAGCCCGCGTTTAAAACGCCGGTTAGTAACTAA